A portion of the Phyllopteryx taeniolatus isolate TA_2022b chromosome 15, UOR_Ptae_1.2, whole genome shotgun sequence genome contains these proteins:
- the ark2ca gene encoding E3 ubiquitin-protein ligase ARK2C isoform X2, with translation MVLVHVGYLVLPVFGSVRNRGAHFTRHQHSHATSCRHFHLGAPQAPISAEFPLGHAGQPAQTGLPNHLPPAHHPPLATLPAAPQFQDVSGPPFLPQALHQQYLIQQQLLEAQHRRILPHSRRNQERVPLNPHRLRSAYEYSPPLHAPQPVTQQPRYLAEGTDWDLSVDAGLPHHQYHLQQLPQHYQHYLASPRMHHFPRNTSSAQVVVHEIRNYPYPQLHLLALQSLNPSRHATAVRESYEELLQLEDRLGSVSRGAVQTTIERFTFPHKYKKRKPLQLKLGEEEEETDVDEKCTICLSMLEDCEDVRRLPCMHLFHQGCVDQWLATSRKCPICRVDIETQLNADS, from the exons ATGGTGTTAGTCCATGTCGGATATCTGGTTCTCCCCGTCTTCGGCTCGGTTAGAAATAGAG GAGCACACTTCACCAGGCACCAACACAGCCATGCTACCTCCTGCCGACACTTTCACCTGGGCGCCCCGCAGGCGCCCATCTCGGCCGAGTTCCCTTTAGGACACGCCGGCCAGCCCGCTCAGACGGGCCTGCCCAACCACCTCCCCCCCGCACACCATCCACCCCTCGCTACCTTGCCCGCCGCCCCGCAGTTCCAGGACGTATCGGGGCCTCCGTTCCTACCTCAGGCCTTACACCAGCAATACCTCATCCAGCAGCAGCTTCTAGAGGCGCAGCACCGCCGGATTCTCCCACACTCCAG AAGGAACCAGGAGCGGGTTCCCCTCAACCCGCACAGACTGCGCTCCGCCTACGAGTACTCCCCACCCCTCCACGCCCCGCAGCCGGTGACACAGCAGCCCAGGTACCTGGCTGAAGGCACCGACTG GGATCTCAGCGTTGACGCCGGCCTCCCTCATCACCAGTACCACCTCCAGCAGCTGCCGCAGCACTACCAGCACTACCTGGCCTCCCCCCGAATGCACCATTTCCCCCGGAACACGTCTTCTGCACAAGTG GTTGTGCATGAAATCAGAAACTACCCGTACCCCCAGCTGCACCTGTTGGCATTGCAAAGTCTGAACCCTTCCAGGCATGCTACTGCGGTGCGGGAGAGCTACGAG GAGCTTCTTCAGTTGGAAGACCGGCTGGGCAGTGTGAGCAGAGGTGCAGTGCAGACCACCATCGAGCGATTCACCTtcccacacaaatacaaaaag AGGAAGCCCTTGCAGCTGAAGCTcggggaagaagaggaggagacgGACGTGGATGAGAAGTGTACAATTTGCTTGTCCATGCTGGAAGACTGCGAGGATGTCAG GAGGTTACCCTGCATGCACCTCTTCCACCAAGGCTGCGTGGAccaatggctggcgaccagcagGAAGTGTCCAATCTGTCGCGTTGACATCGAGACACAGCTGAACGCCGACAGCTGA
- the ark2ca gene encoding E3 ubiquitin-protein ligase ARK2C isoform X1, producing the protein MVLVHVGYLVLPVFGSVRNRGAHFTRHQHSHATSCRHFHLGAPQAPISAEFPLGHAGQPAQTGLPNHLPPAHHPPLATLPAAPQFQDVSGPPFLPQALHQQYLIQQQLLEAQHRRILPHSRRNQERVPLNPHRLRSAYEYSPPLHAPQPVTQQPRYLAEGTDWDLSVDAGLPHHQYHLQQLPQHYQHYLASPRMHHFPRNTSSAQVVVHEIRNYPYPQLHLLALQSLNPSRHATAVRESYEELLQLEDRLGSVSRGAVQTTIERFTFPHKYKKRKPLQLKLGEEEEETDVDEKCTICLSMLEDCEDVRSGGHRKSIVTVFSFLTVLLFRMFQYKSYSSLRKRKKKVVF; encoded by the exons ATGGTGTTAGTCCATGTCGGATATCTGGTTCTCCCCGTCTTCGGCTCGGTTAGAAATAGAG GAGCACACTTCACCAGGCACCAACACAGCCATGCTACCTCCTGCCGACACTTTCACCTGGGCGCCCCGCAGGCGCCCATCTCGGCCGAGTTCCCTTTAGGACACGCCGGCCAGCCCGCTCAGACGGGCCTGCCCAACCACCTCCCCCCCGCACACCATCCACCCCTCGCTACCTTGCCCGCCGCCCCGCAGTTCCAGGACGTATCGGGGCCTCCGTTCCTACCTCAGGCCTTACACCAGCAATACCTCATCCAGCAGCAGCTTCTAGAGGCGCAGCACCGCCGGATTCTCCCACACTCCAG AAGGAACCAGGAGCGGGTTCCCCTCAACCCGCACAGACTGCGCTCCGCCTACGAGTACTCCCCACCCCTCCACGCCCCGCAGCCGGTGACACAGCAGCCCAGGTACCTGGCTGAAGGCACCGACTG GGATCTCAGCGTTGACGCCGGCCTCCCTCATCACCAGTACCACCTCCAGCAGCTGCCGCAGCACTACCAGCACTACCTGGCCTCCCCCCGAATGCACCATTTCCCCCGGAACACGTCTTCTGCACAAGTG GTTGTGCATGAAATCAGAAACTACCCGTACCCCCAGCTGCACCTGTTGGCATTGCAAAGTCTGAACCCTTCCAGGCATGCTACTGCGGTGCGGGAGAGCTACGAG GAGCTTCTTCAGTTGGAAGACCGGCTGGGCAGTGTGAGCAGAGGTGCAGTGCAGACCACCATCGAGCGATTCACCTtcccacacaaatacaaaaag AGGAAGCCCTTGCAGCTGAAGCTcggggaagaagaggaggagacgGACGTGGATGAGAAGTGTACAATTTGCTTGTCCATGCTGGAAGACTGCGAGGATGTCAGGTCAGGTGGTCACCGAAAATCCATTGTTACTGTGTTTTCTTTCCTCACAGTTTTGTTGTTTAGAATGTTCCAATATAAATCCTACAGCAGcttgagaaaaagaaagaaaaaagttgtcttTTAA